A DNA window from Pseudodesulfovibrio thermohalotolerans contains the following coding sequences:
- a CDS encoding type I restriction enzyme HsdR N-terminal domain-containing protein encodes MHETSLGGTLRDYLSGEEIDETTFEEFRQLLARLLVEEKGYPKDRLKAKVPLKYCVEGEEFERSIDFVLYDEQGRPVFLVLFCAGEVATFERETVCAARLIEGGPVPYALVTDTMDATLLDVRTGEEIARSMDAVPDYERLMRMVGEAEFTPLTDEQRERQTRVFHTYCGFVCGDHCECSLPPMPPKK; translated from the coding sequence ATGCACGAGACAAGCTTGGGCGGAACGCTTCGCGACTACCTCTCCGGCGAGGAGATAGACGAGACCACCTTTGAGGAATTCCGGCAGCTTTTGGCGCGGCTCCTGGTGGAGGAAAAGGGCTATCCAAAGGACCGGCTCAAGGCCAAGGTCCCGTTGAAGTATTGCGTGGAGGGGGAGGAGTTCGAGCGGTCCATCGACTTTGTGCTCTACGACGAGCAGGGCAGGCCCGTGTTCCTGGTCCTTTTCTGCGCGGGAGAGGTGGCCACCTTCGAGCGCGAGACCGTGTGCGCCGCCCGGCTTATAGAGGGCGGGCCGGTTCCTTATGCGCTCGTCACCGACACCATGGACGCCACCCTCCTGGATGTGCGAACCGGCGAGGAGATCGCCCGGAGCATGGACGCGGTTCCCGATTATGAACGGCTCATGCGGATGGTCGGGGAGGCGGAATTCACGCCGCTGACCGACGAGCAGCGGGAGCGGCAAACACGCGTTTTCCACACTTACTGCGGTTTCGTGTGCGGCGACCATTGCGAATGTTCGCTGCCGCCCATGCCGCCGAAAAAGTAG
- a CDS encoding potassium channel family protein, whose translation MAVKKEIAVIGLGKFGFSLAKALTELGHSVVGVDIDPEFVRRAQDIIAQAYEADATDEKMLSQIGIQELDRVIVSTGDSMEASILVVLNLQAVGVKNIWVKAISEAHERVLYKLGVPFVVFPEAFVAAQMANRLTAPGLQEYFGLGKDVAVREIIVENWVGKTLRDLDLTNKYQVQVIAFRLAGDSEFHFVPQADRALKVGDVLVILGRTEDIMRVEKY comes from the coding sequence ATGGCTGTAAAAAAGGAAATAGCCGTCATCGGTCTCGGCAAGTTCGGGTTCTCCCTGGCCAAGGCCTTGACCGAGCTTGGCCATTCTGTGGTCGGGGTGGACATTGACCCCGAGTTTGTGCGCCGGGCCCAGGACATCATCGCCCAGGCCTACGAGGCGGACGCCACCGACGAGAAGATGCTCAGCCAGATCGGCATTCAGGAGCTGGACCGGGTCATCGTTTCCACCGGCGATTCCATGGAAGCGAGCATCCTGGTGGTTCTGAACCTCCAGGCCGTGGGGGTCAAGAATATCTGGGTCAAGGCCATCAGCGAGGCGCATGAGCGGGTGCTCTACAAGCTTGGCGTGCCCTTCGTGGTTTTCCCGGAGGCGTTCGTCGCGGCCCAGATGGCCAACCGCCTTACCGCTCCCGGCCTGCAGGAATACTTCGGGCTCGGCAAGGACGTGGCCGTGCGGGAAATCATCGTGGAGAATTGGGTTGGAAAGACCTTGCGCGATCTCGACCTGACCAACAAGTATCAGGTGCAGGTCATCGCTTTCCGGCTGGCCGGGGATTCGGAGTTCCACTTCGTGCCCCAGGCGGATAGGGCGCTCAAGGTAGGGGACGTGCTGGTAATTCTCGGCAGGACCGAGGACATCATGCGCGTGGAGAAATATTAG
- a CDS encoding succinate dehydrogenase/fumarate reductase cytochrome b subunit, with protein sequence MSISYAPAGKTGKWDGVMDWLQMLSGASLILFMWCHMLLVSSVVVSPRLMNAIAEFFEATMMAQVGGPLIFLVFLTHFVLAARKIPFRAEGQKTIWQHAKMMHHGDTWLWVVQVVSAMLILVMGSIHMWVVLTDLPITAAKSAARVQSGFWAVFYLFLLPLAELHVGIGFYRIGVKWGFIKDRERGKFKRGENLLTFIFIGIGLITLARFLFLSTN encoded by the coding sequence ATGTCCATTAGTTATGCGCCAGCCGGAAAAACCGGCAAGTGGGACGGCGTCATGGATTGGCTGCAAATGCTGTCCGGTGCCAGCCTGATTTTGTTCATGTGGTGTCACATGCTCTTGGTATCCAGCGTCGTGGTCAGCCCCCGTCTGATGAACGCCATCGCCGAGTTTTTCGAGGCGACAATGATGGCCCAGGTGGGCGGTCCGCTCATCTTTCTCGTCTTCCTGACGCACTTTGTTCTGGCCGCCAGAAAGATACCCTTCCGGGCCGAGGGCCAGAAGACCATCTGGCAGCACGCAAAGATGATGCACCACGGCGACACCTGGCTGTGGGTGGTTCAGGTGGTCTCGGCCATGCTTATCCTGGTCATGGGCTCCATCCACATGTGGGTGGTGCTGACCGACCTGCCGATTACGGCGGCAAAGTCCGCAGCCCGCGTTCAGAGCGGGTTCTGGGCCGTCTTCTATCTGTTCCTGCTTCCCTTGGCCGAACTGCACGTAGGCATCGGCTTTTACCGTATCGGGGTCAAGTGGGGATTCATCAAGGATCGGGAGCGCGGCAAGTTCAAGCGCGGTGAGAACCTGCTTACCTTCATTTTTATAGGCATCGGCCTGATTACCCTGGCCCGTTTCCTTTTCCTGAGCACCAACTGA
- a CDS encoding DUF2238 domain-containing protein, which produces MQNESALSRLFPHGLAIAFLVLWTALAVNPAMRDVWWAENVPAMGVFLLLAATYRVFRFSNRAYALMACWLFIHTIGGHYTFANVPFGFVTDLFGFERNHFDRLGHFSIGLYAFPIAELLTRKNLAKPLIIRLFALFAIMALAAGYEIIEWWAAELAGGEAGIEFLGSQGDVWDAQKDMLCDTLGAVTALALFAFSGIKPDRA; this is translated from the coding sequence ATGCAAAACGAATCCGCCCTGTCACGCCTGTTCCCGCACGGCCTGGCCATCGCCTTTCTGGTCCTCTGGACCGCGCTGGCGGTGAACCCGGCCATGCGCGACGTCTGGTGGGCCGAGAACGTTCCGGCCATGGGGGTCTTTCTGCTCCTGGCCGCCACCTACAGGGTCTTCCGCTTCTCCAACCGGGCCTACGCGCTGATGGCCTGCTGGCTGTTCATCCATACCATCGGCGGGCATTACACCTTCGCCAACGTGCCTTTTGGCTTCGTCACCGACCTTTTCGGGTTCGAACGCAACCATTTCGACCGCCTCGGGCACTTCTCCATCGGCCTCTACGCCTTCCCCATCGCGGAACTATTGACGCGCAAGAATCTCGCGAAACCGCTGATCATCCGGCTCTTCGCCCTGTTCGCCATCATGGCGCTGGCCGCAGGTTACGAGATCATCGAATGGTGGGCCGCGGAGCTGGCGGGCGGCGAGGCGGGCATAGAGTTCCTCGGCTCACAGGGCGATGTATGGGACGCCCAGAAGGACATGCTCTGCGACACGCTGGGCGCGGTTACGGCCCTGGCGCTGTTCGCTTTCTCGGGAATCAAACCCGACAGGGCCTAG
- a CDS encoding M16 family metallopeptidase — MFRKLLLLAGLTLILAACQTATMNKRTETVPSPTPDTSTAKAASLPSLDGDDQGATHIVKLKNGLTVLIKEDDRFPLVNVRLYVHAGSAYETPEIAGISHLLEHMVFKGTDNRGPGETARQIESVGGSLNAATSFDYTVYYVEVPETQWKLGMDVVTDMAFHQTIDPKELESEKKVVLEELERGEDTPTSKLFKTLQSMVWKETSYEWPIIGFRDTVSGITRPQIKQYIATHYQPQSMLLAVVGKVDPDKILAEANDLVGSLSNTRSFTPPAPLPIPEAGDGPQAVKLSGKWNKVYMGAAFPIPYGTSAEIPGLEMLCQLLGGDDTSRLYRTFKYEKQLVDDISIAPLSLERGGMLYVHAVLDADKVDEFWTELNKEMASFDPADFTDREIERARLNLENSLFLAKETLSGLAGKLGYFQFLDNGEQAEKNYLFSLNQVNRAELKRLFDEYVRPDRLALAVLTPENSTVSAEGLTDITKANWPSKKAAEAKQAAEQAAGPAEVALPGGSKLILLPDNTLPYTAMSMYWTGGDGELDPSQQGLAALTANTLTRGTLRMSATELQDFLSDHAASLGSTAGRNVFALEAKFPTRFTDQVLPVITDTLTSPSFNQTEVDRAKQDQIAAIKQSEDRPLGLAFRHLFPFLYKSGPYALFHQGTPEGVEQFTTADIMRFWGRQSMQPFTLAVCGRFDQASMEAFATRIAQTLTAPTGEYLFSTPEWGGEKEEALHLPDRNQAHLLMIFPTPGKTDLEASSKLELLRAALAGQSGLLFRDLRDKQGLAYTVTAMLWQSRNTGFMALYIGTGPEKVDQSIAGFHKVLGELAATPLPQDEIDRARNILTGDYYQEHQSLLSRSREAASLQSRGFDLDYERKLIERAQTVTPAEVQAMVKEYLDPAKAYLMKVTP; from the coding sequence ATGTTCCGAAAACTGTTACTGCTCGCAGGGCTCACGCTGATCCTTGCGGCCTGCCAAACCGCGACTATGAATAAAAGAACCGAAACCGTCCCCTCCCCGACCCCGGATACCTCGACCGCCAAGGCGGCTTCCCTTCCCTCCCTGGACGGCGACGACCAGGGCGCGACGCACATCGTCAAGCTGAAGAACGGCCTGACCGTTCTCATCAAGGAAGACGACAGGTTCCCGCTGGTCAACGTCCGCCTCTACGTCCACGCGGGCAGCGCCTATGAAACGCCCGAAATAGCGGGCATCAGCCACCTGCTCGAACACATGGTCTTCAAGGGCACGGACAACCGGGGCCCCGGAGAAACCGCCCGGCAGATCGAATCCGTTGGCGGCAGTCTGAACGCGGCCACCAGCTTCGACTACACCGTCTACTATGTGGAAGTGCCCGAGACCCAATGGAAACTTGGCATGGACGTGGTCACGGACATGGCCTTTCACCAGACCATCGACCCCAAAGAGCTGGAGAGCGAAAAGAAGGTCGTCCTCGAAGAACTTGAGCGCGGCGAAGACACGCCCACCAGCAAGCTGTTCAAGACACTCCAATCCATGGTCTGGAAGGAGACCAGCTACGAGTGGCCGATCATCGGCTTCCGCGACACCGTCTCCGGCATCACCCGTCCGCAGATAAAGCAATACATCGCGACCCACTACCAGCCGCAATCCATGCTGCTGGCCGTGGTCGGCAAGGTCGATCCCGACAAGATTCTGGCCGAGGCCAACGATCTGGTCGGCAGCCTTTCGAACACCCGCTCCTTCACCCCGCCCGCGCCCCTGCCCATCCCCGAGGCGGGTGACGGTCCGCAGGCGGTCAAGCTGTCCGGCAAATGGAACAAGGTCTACATGGGAGCGGCCTTTCCCATCCCTTACGGGACCTCGGCCGAAATCCCGGGCCTGGAAATGCTCTGCCAGCTTCTGGGCGGCGACGACACCTCGCGGCTCTACAGGACCTTCAAATACGAGAAACAGTTGGTGGACGACATCTCTATCGCGCCCCTCTCCCTTGAACGCGGCGGGATGCTCTATGTCCACGCAGTGCTGGACGCCGACAAGGTCGATGAGTTCTGGACCGAACTGAACAAGGAGATGGCTTCCTTCGATCCGGCGGACTTCACCGACCGCGAAATCGAACGCGCACGCCTGAACCTTGAGAACAGCCTGTTCCTGGCCAAGGAAACCCTGTCCGGCCTGGCTGGCAAGCTCGGCTATTTCCAATTCCTCGACAACGGCGAGCAGGCCGAGAAGAACTATCTCTTCTCGCTGAACCAGGTGAACCGCGCCGAGCTCAAGCGGCTGTTCGACGAATACGTCCGGCCCGACCGGCTCGCCTTGGCCGTGCTCACGCCCGAAAACTCCACGGTCTCTGCCGAAGGCCTGACCGACATCACCAAGGCCAACTGGCCCAGCAAAAAGGCGGCCGAGGCCAAGCAGGCCGCCGAACAGGCCGCAGGCCCGGCCGAAGTTGCCCTGCCCGGCGGCTCCAAGCTGATCCTTTTGCCCGACAACACCCTGCCCTACACGGCCATGTCCATGTACTGGACCGGCGGCGACGGCGAACTCGACCCGTCTCAACAGGGACTGGCCGCGCTGACCGCCAACACCCTGACCAGAGGAACCTTGCGGATGTCCGCCACCGAGTTGCAGGACTTCCTGTCCGACCACGCGGCCAGCCTCGGCTCCACTGCCGGACGCAACGTCTTCGCCCTGGAGGCCAAGTTCCCCACCCGGTTCACCGATCAGGTGCTCCCTGTAATCACCGACACCCTGACCTCACCGTCCTTCAACCAGACCGAGGTGGATCGGGCCAAACAGGACCAGATCGCGGCGATCAAGCAGAGTGAAGACAGGCCCCTCGGCCTGGCCTTCCGGCACCTCTTCCCGTTCCTGTACAAGAGCGGCCCCTACGCTCTGTTTCATCAGGGCACTCCCGAAGGCGTCGAGCAATTCACCACCGCCGACATCATGCGCTTCTGGGGCCGCCAGTCCATGCAGCCCTTCACCCTGGCCGTGTGCGGCCGGTTCGATCAGGCATCCATGGAAGCCTTTGCCACACGCATAGCCCAAACGCTGACCGCGCCCACCGGCGAATACCTCTTCTCCACCCCCGAATGGGGAGGCGAAAAGGAAGAGGCCCTGCACCTGCCTGACCGGAACCAGGCGCACCTCCTGATGATCTTCCCCACCCCGGGCAAGACCGACCTGGAGGCTTCGTCCAAGCTCGAACTGCTGCGCGCCGCCCTGGCGGGCCAGTCCGGCCTGCTCTTCCGCGACCTGCGCGACAAACAGGGGCTCGCCTACACGGTCACCGCCATGCTCTGGCAGAGCCGCAACACCGGGTTCATGGCCCTCTACATCGGCACCGGCCCGGAAAAGGTCGACCAATCCATCGCCGGATTTCACAAGGTGCTGGGCGAGCTGGCCGCAACCCCGCTTCCGCAGGACGAGATCGACCGCGCCCGGAACATCCTCACTGGCGACTACTACCAGGAACACCAGTCCCTGCTCTCCCGTAGCCGCGAGGCCGCCAGCCTCCAGTCGCGCGGGTTTGACCTCGACTATGAGCGGAAGCTCATCGAACGGGCCCAGACCGTCACCCCCGCCGAAGTTCAGGCCATGGTCAAGGAGTACCTCGACCCGGCCAAGGCGTACCTCATGAAGGTCACCCCGTAG
- the aroC gene encoding chorismate synthase has product MSGNTFGRIFRLTTFGESHGAGLGGVVDGCPPGIPLDESIIQLELDRRRPGQGGLASTTRQEPDQVRILSGVFEGRTTGTPIGFFVENTNQRSHDYSKIKDVFRPGHADFTYNAKYGFRDYRGGGRSSGRETVSRVAGGAVAQELLRLEGISVHAYTVELGGIPAETKDYENAQDRPYFSPDPDVIEKWNDRVAKVRDDEDTLGGVVEIRVSGLPAGLGEPVFGKFDARIAGALMSVGAVKGVEIGSGMAAARSLGSLNNDPIGPDGFLSNNAGGILGGISSGQDVIARAYVKPIPSILQEQRTITTKGEPTFIMVGGRHDISAIPRINPVLKAMMALTVADLLLLDRRLGVRD; this is encoded by the coding sequence ATGAGCGGCAATACCTTTGGACGCATTTTTCGGCTGACCACCTTCGGCGAGTCCCACGGCGCGGGCCTGGGCGGCGTGGTGGACGGCTGCCCCCCCGGCATCCCACTGGACGAATCCATTATTCAGCTTGAGCTGGACCGGCGCAGGCCCGGCCAGGGCGGCCTGGCTTCGACCACCCGCCAGGAACCGGACCAGGTCCGTATCCTGTCCGGCGTATTCGAGGGCCGGACCACGGGCACGCCCATTGGCTTTTTCGTGGAGAACACCAACCAGCGTTCCCACGACTATTCCAAGATCAAGGACGTGTTCCGTCCCGGCCACGCGGATTTTACCTACAACGCCAAGTACGGCTTCCGCGATTATCGGGGGGGCGGACGCTCCTCAGGGCGGGAGACCGTGTCCCGCGTGGCGGGTGGAGCCGTCGCCCAGGAGCTGCTGCGTCTCGAAGGCATTTCGGTTCACGCCTATACCGTCGAGTTGGGCGGCATCCCGGCCGAGACCAAGGACTATGAGAACGCGCAGGACAGGCCCTATTTCAGCCCGGACCCGGATGTGATTGAGAAATGGAACGATCGCGTCGCCAAGGTGCGCGACGACGAGGACACGTTGGGCGGCGTGGTCGAAATCCGCGTCTCCGGCCTTCCCGCCGGTCTCGGAGAGCCGGTATTCGGCAAGTTCGACGCCCGCATCGCCGGGGCGTTGATGTCCGTGGGCGCGGTCAAGGGAGTGGAGATCGGTTCGGGCATGGCGGCGGCGCGTTCGCTGGGCAGCCTGAACAACGATCCCATCGGCCCGGACGGCTTCCTTTCCAACAACGCGGGCGGTATTCTCGGCGGCATATCCTCGGGGCAGGACGTCATCGCGAGGGCTTACGTCAAGCCTATCCCGTCCATTCTTCAGGAACAGCGGACTATCACCACCAAAGGCGAGCCGACCTTCATCATGGTTGGCGGCCGCCACGACATCAGCGCGATCCCCCGTATTAACCCGGTGCTCAAGGCCATGATGGCCCTGACCGTCGCGGACCTCCTGCTCCTCGACCGGAGGTTGGGCGTGCGCGATTAG
- a CDS encoding EFR1 family ferrodoxin (N-terminal region resembles flavodoxins. C-terminal ferrodoxin region binds two 4Fe-4S clusters.) has protein sequence MRIQSLKLAYFSPTGTTASIVEALARGLRYDNTENEDITMEDARGRSLHASDDDLLVLAVPVYAGRVPVLLGRWLEGLRLDRTPVVCVVVYGNRDYDDALLELTDIVRSRGGVPVACAAFVGEHSFSTPATPVAVSRPDGDDLRLAETFGGKVREAMDSLSSVDEAPDIAVPGNRPYRELKKGVPVDFIEVSDACIQCGTCAEKCPVGAIAEGAYDRTDAEKCIKCCACIKFCPEGARTAKPDSQIAEFGRRLTGSCRERKEPVWFL, from the coding sequence ATGCGCATTCAATCCTTGAAATTGGCTTATTTCTCTCCCACCGGAACCACTGCATCCATTGTCGAGGCTCTGGCTCGTGGATTGCGATACGACAATACGGAAAACGAGGACATCACCATGGAGGATGCGCGGGGTCGGTCGCTCCACGCATCTGACGACGATCTTCTCGTGCTGGCTGTGCCGGTCTACGCCGGGCGCGTCCCGGTTCTCCTTGGCCGGTGGCTCGAAGGATTGCGGCTGGACCGCACGCCCGTGGTCTGTGTGGTGGTGTACGGCAATCGCGATTATGACGACGCGCTGCTTGAGCTGACCGATATCGTCCGGTCTCGCGGCGGCGTTCCGGTTGCCTGTGCCGCTTTTGTTGGCGAGCATTCCTTTTCGACCCCTGCAACGCCTGTGGCCGTGTCCAGGCCCGACGGCGACGACCTTCGCCTGGCCGAAACCTTTGGCGGCAAGGTACGCGAGGCAATGGACTCCCTTTCGTCAGTGGACGAGGCCCCGGACATCGCCGTGCCCGGTAACCGTCCCTACAGGGAGTTGAAGAAAGGCGTTCCCGTGGACTTTATCGAGGTGAGCGACGCCTGCATTCAATGCGGCACCTGCGCGGAAAAGTGCCCGGTCGGGGCCATTGCCGAGGGCGCGTACGACCGGACCGACGCCGAGAAGTGCATCAAGTGTTGCGCCTGCATCAAGTTCTGTCCGGAAGGCGCACGCACTGCCAAGCCGGATAGCCAGATTGCGGAGTTCGGCCGGCGGCTGACGGGTTCGTGTCGGGAGAGGAAAGAGCCGGTGTGGTTTCTCTAG
- a CDS encoding DUF933 domain-containing protein: MKTAIFGFSGSGKTDLFAALAGPDAAASGNRAMVKVPDARLDPLIELFTPKKVTYSEIEYLDIPGGGGKGAGLGERVLNEVRPYDCFIGVLDCFSGMNDPEQQWQAIEADMMVSDLAVIEKRLEKLSADGKKNKALVDPKEEAALKRALALLEEERPLRSDVEVCGLPELRGYKFLSARPILYAWNCPEGGEADRKLPEDSLGMAHIAVSAKLERELAEIDDPEEKAMFLNDLGITESALDKVIAKTYQLLGLISFLTAGEDECRTWPLRVGSTAPQAAGVIHTDFEKGFIRAEVIGYDDFLTYGDFKKVKEAGKARLEGKDYIVEDGDIIEFRFNV, translated from the coding sequence ATGAAAACAGCCATCTTCGGCTTCTCCGGCTCAGGCAAAACCGACCTCTTCGCCGCCTTGGCGGGCCCGGACGCGGCCGCCTCGGGCAATCGGGCCATGGTCAAGGTCCCGGACGCCCGGCTCGACCCGCTTATCGAACTTTTCACCCCCAAAAAAGTCACCTACAGCGAAATCGAGTACCTCGACATCCCCGGCGGAGGCGGCAAGGGCGCGGGACTGGGCGAACGCGTGCTCAACGAAGTGCGGCCCTACGACTGCTTCATTGGCGTACTCGACTGTTTCTCGGGCATGAACGACCCCGAGCAGCAATGGCAGGCCATCGAGGCGGACATGATGGTCTCGGACCTGGCCGTCATCGAGAAACGACTGGAAAAGCTCTCCGCCGACGGCAAGAAGAACAAGGCGCTGGTGGACCCCAAGGAGGAGGCCGCCCTCAAGCGAGCCCTCGCCCTGCTTGAAGAGGAACGCCCCCTGCGCTCGGATGTGGAGGTTTGCGGACTGCCCGAACTCAGGGGCTACAAATTTCTCTCCGCGCGGCCCATTCTCTACGCCTGGAACTGCCCCGAGGGCGGGGAAGCGGATCGCAAGCTCCCAGAGGACTCCCTGGGCATGGCCCATATCGCCGTATCGGCCAAGCTTGAACGCGAACTGGCCGAGATAGACGATCCCGAGGAAAAGGCCATGTTCCTGAACGACCTGGGCATAACCGAATCCGCTTTGGACAAGGTCATTGCCAAGACCTACCAGCTCCTCGGCCTCATTTCCTTCCTGACGGCGGGCGAGGACGAATGCCGCACCTGGCCCCTGCGCGTCGGCTCCACAGCTCCCCAGGCCGCGGGCGTCATTCATACGGATTTCGAAAAAGGATTCATCCGCGCCGAAGTCATCGGTTACGACGACTTCCTGACCTACGGCGACTTCAAGAAAGTCAAGGAGGCCGGCAAGGCCCGGCTGGAAGGCAAGGACTACATCGTCGAAGACGGCGATATCATCGAATTCCGGTTCAACGTGTAG
- a CDS encoding 4Fe-4S domain-containing protein, whose product MNDTNTCTKHREVAIELGDCRSCMGCIDLNPDVFQWDDALDMPYVCRSKVTEEEVRDIMNSCPEGCIVFVDC is encoded by the coding sequence ATGAACGATACCAATACCTGTACAAAGCATCGTGAAGTGGCCATCGAGTTGGGAGACTGCCGCTCCTGCATGGGGTGCATTGACCTCAACCCCGATGTTTTCCAGTGGGACGATGCCCTGGACATGCCCTACGTGTGCCGCTCCAAGGTCACCGAGGAAGAAGTCCGCGACATCATGAACTCGTGCCCCGAAGGCTGCATCGTCTTCGTGGACTGTTGA
- a CDS encoding TrkH family potassium uptake protein — protein sequence MRTKVFSPYWLPVWFFAGAILIGALILHLDVSHPGGTLSFVDAVFTATSAMCVTGLAVVDTGSYFSTLGLDVILVLIQLGGLGIMTFTTLIIHLLGRHVSLNDRLAVGQSLLHDPSFSLPRFLMRVVVWAFSFEAAGALSLWLMDPVGFNPYSAVFHSVSAFCNAGFSLYPDSLTQWSGNGGVNMVFIVLITAGGLGFYVLNECGILIWNALFGRNGRRLGRPRMSWHTAIVLKTSLILVAAGTVVIFVAEGAAGNAPDNFLEHFWNALFQSVTCRTAGFNTVDIGGMTNVSLAFMMVLMFIGGSPGSCAGGIKTTTFRALVGFVWAEFRGWEQVRIGRFALDQKAMNKVVSLVTMSLLLVGAGTMVLTALESGDSSYLMARGEFIADMFETISAFATVGLSTGMTSLLNDFERVTLIVLMFVGRLGPIWMLSALQSWQTERRFKVPTSTLPFG from the coding sequence ATGCGAACTAAAGTCTTTTCGCCGTATTGGCTGCCGGTCTGGTTCTTTGCCGGGGCCATACTGATCGGCGCACTCATCCTGCATCTGGACGTGAGCCACCCCGGCGGCACGTTGTCCTTTGTGGACGCGGTGTTCACGGCCACTTCGGCCATGTGTGTCACCGGCTTGGCCGTGGTGGACACCGGCTCATATTTCTCGACTCTTGGCCTGGACGTCATTCTGGTCCTTATCCAGCTCGGCGGCTTGGGGATCATGACCTTCACCACGCTCATCATCCACCTGCTCGGCAGGCACGTTTCCCTGAACGACAGGCTTGCCGTGGGACAATCCCTGCTGCACGATCCGTCCTTCAGCCTGCCCCGATTCCTCATGCGCGTGGTGGTCTGGGCCTTTTCCTTCGAAGCCGCCGGCGCGCTCAGCCTGTGGCTGATGGACCCCGTCGGTTTCAATCCCTATTCGGCCGTTTTTCATTCGGTGTCGGCGTTCTGCAACGCCGGGTTCTCCCTGTATCCCGATTCCTTGACCCAATGGTCCGGGAACGGTGGGGTCAACATGGTCTTTATCGTGCTCATCACTGCGGGCGGGCTCGGCTTCTACGTGCTCAACGAGTGCGGTATCCTGATCTGGAACGCGCTCTTCGGGCGTAACGGGCGCAGGCTGGGCCGACCGCGCATGAGCTGGCACACGGCCATCGTGCTCAAGACATCTCTGATCCTGGTGGCCGCCGGAACCGTGGTCATCTTTGTGGCCGAGGGCGCGGCGGGCAACGCGCCGGACAATTTTCTCGAACATTTCTGGAACGCCCTGTTCCAGTCGGTAACCTGCCGCACGGCAGGCTTCAATACCGTGGACATCGGCGGCATGACCAATGTTTCCCTGGCCTTCATGATGGTCCTCATGTTCATTGGAGGTTCGCCGGGGTCCTGCGCGGGCGGCATCAAGACCACCACTTTCCGCGCCCTGGTCGGCTTTGTCTGGGCCGAATTCCGAGGGTGGGAGCAGGTGCGCATCGGCCGCTTCGCCTTGGATCAGAAAGCCATGAACAAGGTGGTTTCCCTGGTGACCATGAGCCTGCTCCTGGTGGGCGCGGGCACCATGGTCCTGACCGCGCTGGAAAGCGGGGACAGTTCCTACCTCATGGCGCGAGGCGAGTTTATCGCCGACATGTTCGAAACCATTTCCGCCTTTGCGACGGTGGGGCTGTCCACGGGCATGACCTCGCTGCTCAACGACTTCGAGCGGGTGACGCTCATCGTGCTCATGTTCGTGGGGCGGCTGGGGCCCATCTGGATGCTTTCGGCCCTACAGAGCTGGCAGACCGAGCGGCGTTTCAAGGTGCCGACCTCCACGCTGCCCTTCGGTTAG
- the aroL gene encoding shikimate kinase AroL, protein MHKARNIFLIGPRACGKTSVGRALAKRLGMEFVDTDHAFVEAVGMDIASFVEANGWDAFRDEEARTLEREAASGGRVIGCGGGIVLREENRAVLAGGLTLYLKTGPDELARRLAADPLASQRPSLTGKSLADEVREVLAERAGLYEGCAHHVVEGVDLDGTVERAYGIVKTIFERF, encoded by the coding sequence ATGCACAAGGCGAGGAACATTTTTCTCATCGGACCGCGCGCCTGCGGAAAGACCAGCGTCGGCCGAGCCCTGGCCAAACGGTTGGGCATGGAGTTCGTGGACACGGACCATGCTTTTGTCGAGGCCGTGGGCATGGACATCGCGTCGTTCGTCGAAGCCAACGGCTGGGACGCCTTTCGCGACGAGGAAGCCAGAACGCTCGAACGCGAGGCCGCGTCCGGCGGGCGCGTCATCGGTTGCGGCGGGGGCATCGTTTTGCGCGAGGAGAACCGGGCCGTGCTGGCCGGGGGGCTGACGCTGTATCTCAAGACCGGCCCCGATGAGCTGGCGCGTCGGCTGGCGGCCGACCCGCTCGCTTCCCAACGTCCATCCCTGACCGGCAAATCCCTGGCCGACGAGGTCCGCGAGGTCCTGGCCGAGCGCGCTGGGCTCTACGAAGGCTGCGCGCATCACGTTGTCGAGGGCGTGGACCTGGATGGCACGGTGGAGCGGGCATACGGGATCGTGAAAACCATCTTCGAGCGTTTTTGA